The following coding sequences lie in one Myxococcus xanthus genomic window:
- a CDS encoding spermidine synthase, whose amino-acid sequence MTTDLPAPKPSTHAFTGTLFHLWVFLGSFLLFQVELILARLLLPSYGSSAAIWTTCLVFYQAVLMLGYFYSSRVAVAAHQGRYRWAHLGFVLLAVVVFPFRLHLFELHPVAAILLTLTLSLGLPFLALSTTSVVAQGWFTRTEHPSRGDPFFLYGTSNAGALTALLTFPFLVEPSLDLQEQLAVWYAGYGAFVVFALLCIQRVRPALAGGSTTSEPAARTEPVPRAPRASRITWLLLSASANALLLAVTNVLTLDASIPLLWILPLSLYLLTLIVCFSKRPPTPTGLNRLALGSLAVAAGAALFALARAQTSLPSLVLHSAVLWVGCLLMHGNLVWCRPSDPRLLGSFYLHVSLGGLVGTLLLALVVPLTLGSLALPYLDHGITGLLLLGGLAARDMMRRGQGLPVPKLAPYVSSGAALFVVAVLVLSGWMLARGRIEGSRTFYGLYTVKDAEGLRLFQHGSTVHGVENLHPDERGEPLSYYHRGSAVGRVLASERIVRERVAVVGLGIGSLAAYGRPGERWDFYELDPEVERLARQHFSMLGSSQAELRVLAGDARLRMEEAEDDGYDVIVLDAFSSDFVPTHLLTREALSLYLRKLAPEGLLLFHVSSRLFDLVPVLTRLSTELRIQGLVNQTERLTAEELASGRSPSVWFAMSANSDVVARLTQELPFQPVDTPPELKDRRVWSDSYVNLLHALAH is encoded by the coding sequence ATGACGACCGACCTTCCCGCCCCGAAGCCCTCGACCCACGCCTTCACAGGGACGCTGTTCCACCTCTGGGTCTTCCTCGGCTCCTTCCTGCTCTTCCAGGTGGAGCTCATCCTCGCGCGGCTGCTGCTGCCCTCGTACGGAAGCAGCGCGGCCATCTGGACGACGTGCCTGGTGTTCTACCAGGCGGTGCTGATGCTCGGTTACTTCTACTCGAGCCGCGTCGCGGTGGCCGCGCACCAGGGCCGCTACCGCTGGGCCCACCTGGGCTTCGTGCTGCTGGCGGTCGTCGTCTTCCCGTTCCGGCTGCACCTCTTCGAATTGCATCCCGTGGCGGCCATCCTGCTCACGCTGACGCTGTCGCTGGGGCTGCCGTTCCTCGCCCTTTCGACGACGAGCGTCGTCGCCCAGGGCTGGTTCACCCGCACGGAGCATCCCTCCCGGGGTGACCCGTTCTTCCTCTACGGGACGTCCAACGCGGGCGCACTCACGGCGCTGCTCACCTTCCCCTTCCTGGTGGAGCCGTCGCTCGACCTCCAGGAGCAGTTGGCTGTCTGGTACGCGGGCTACGGCGCGTTCGTCGTCTTCGCGCTGCTCTGCATCCAACGCGTGCGGCCGGCGCTTGCCGGTGGGAGCACGACGTCCGAGCCAGCGGCCCGGACCGAGCCGGTGCCCCGCGCGCCGCGCGCCTCACGCATCACCTGGCTGCTGCTGTCCGCGAGCGCCAATGCGCTGCTGCTCGCGGTCACCAACGTCCTCACGCTGGATGCCTCCATCCCGCTGCTGTGGATCCTCCCCCTCTCGCTGTACCTGCTCACGCTCATCGTCTGCTTCTCGAAGCGGCCCCCCACGCCCACCGGATTGAACCGGCTCGCGCTGGGAAGCCTCGCCGTCGCGGCGGGCGCGGCGCTCTTCGCGCTGGCACGCGCGCAGACGTCGCTCCCGTCCCTGGTGCTGCACAGCGCGGTGCTTTGGGTGGGCTGCCTGCTGATGCATGGCAACCTCGTGTGGTGCCGCCCGTCGGACCCGCGCCTGCTGGGTTCGTTCTATCTGCACGTCTCGCTGGGCGGTCTGGTGGGCACGTTGCTGCTGGCCCTGGTCGTTCCCCTGACGCTGGGCTCGCTGGCGCTCCCGTACCTGGACCACGGCATCACCGGCCTGCTCCTGCTGGGAGGACTGGCGGCGCGGGACATGATGCGCCGGGGCCAGGGGCTGCCCGTCCCGAAGCTGGCGCCTTACGTATCGAGCGGAGCCGCCCTGTTCGTCGTCGCGGTCCTGGTGCTCTCCGGGTGGATGCTCGCGCGCGGGCGCATCGAAGGCTCGCGCACCTTCTACGGCCTCTACACGGTCAAGGACGCGGAGGGCCTGAGGCTGTTCCAGCACGGAAGCACCGTCCACGGCGTGGAGAACCTCCACCCGGACGAGCGAGGAGAGCCCCTCTCCTACTACCACCGCGGCTCCGCGGTGGGCCGGGTGCTGGCCTCGGAACGGATTGTGCGTGAGCGCGTGGCCGTCGTGGGGCTCGGCATCGGCAGCCTCGCCGCGTATGGCCGCCCCGGCGAGCGTTGGGACTTCTACGAACTGGACCCGGAGGTGGAGCGGCTCGCGCGCCAGCACTTCAGCATGCTCGGCTCCAGCCAGGCGGAGCTCCGTGTCCTCGCGGGGGACGCGCGCCTTCGCATGGAGGAAGCCGAGGACGACGGGTACGACGTCATCGTCCTCGATGCGTTCTCCAGCGACTTCGTCCCCACGCACCTGCTGACCCGGGAGGCGCTGAGCCTCTATCTCCGGAAGCTCGCGCCGGAGGGGCTCCTGCTGTTCCACGTCTCCAGCCGGCTCTTCGACCTGGTCCCCGTGCTGACCCGCTTGAGCACGGAGCTGCGGATCCAAGGGCTCGTGAATCAGACGGAGCGCCTCACCGCCGAGGAGCTGGCGTCGGGCCGCTCACCCAGCGTCTGGTTCGCCATGAGCGCCAACAGCGACGTCGTGGCCCGCCTCACCCAGGAGCTGCCCTTCCAGCCGGTGGACACGCCACCCGAGCTGAAGGACCGGCGCGTCTGGTCCGACAGCTACGTCAACCTGCTGCACGCGCTCGCGCACTGA